From the Diospyros lotus cultivar Yz01 chromosome 13, ASM1463336v1, whole genome shotgun sequence genome, one window contains:
- the LOC127788654 gene encoding potassium transporter 6-like isoform X1 produces MDPESGFYQNHVKVRRKESWRTVLTLAYQSLGVVYGDLSTSPLYVYKSTFAEDIQHSKTNEEIYGVLSFVFWTLTLVPLLKYVFIVLKADDNGEGGTFALYSLLCRHARVNSLPNCQLADEELSTYKKDITAPASTTFGARLKSTLETHRVLQKCLLVLALIGTSMVIGDGVLTPAISVFSAVSGVELAMSKEHHKYVEVPVACIILIGLFALQHYGTHRVGFLFAPVVISWLLCISAIGAYNIFHWNPHVYQALSPYYMYKFLKKTQRGGWMSLGGILLCITGSEAMFADLGHFSQLSIKIAFTSVVYPSLILAYMGQAAYLSCHHEMENDYRIGFYVSVPEKLRWPVLVIAILAAVVGSQAIITGTFSIIKQCSALGCFPRVKIVHTSSKVHGQIYIPEINWLLMLLCLAITIGFRDTKRMGNASGLAVITVMLVTTCLMSLVIVLCWHQSVFLAICFVFFFGTIEALYFSASLIKFLEGAWVPIVLALIFMIVMYVWHYGTLKKYEFDVQNKVSVDWLLTLGPSLGIVRVRGIGLIHTELVSGIPVIFTHFVTNLPAFHQVLVFLCIKSVPVPHVKHEERFLVGHIGPREYRLYRCIVRYGYRDVQKDDQEFENDLICSIAEFIRTGKVVPNGASEDPAKEDENMAVVGTPSTHAEGIQVREDEVDNQESATTSELREIQSPVKQLKKRVRFVIPKSPEINRGAREELQELMEAREAGVAYILGHSYVRAKQGSSLARKLVINYGYDFLRRNSRPPTYALSVPHASTLEVGIAYHV; encoded by the exons ATGGATCCGGAAAGTGGGTTTTATCAGAATCATGTCAAGGTGAGGCGG AAAGAATCTTGGAGGACAGTGTTGACCTTGGCCTATCAGAGCTTGGGTGTTGTATACGGAGATTTGAGTACTTCCCCATTGTATGTGTATAAAAGCACTTTTGCCGAAGATATTCAACACTCAAAGACCAATGAAGAGATTTATGGGGTTCTCTCTTTCGTCTTCTGGACACTAACTTTAGTCCCTCTTCTCAAGTATGTGTTCATTGTGCTCAAAGCTGATGATAATGGCGAAGGAGGCACATTTGCTCTGTATTCTCTGCTATGCCGACACGCCCGAGTCAACTCATTGCCTAATTGCCAGTTAGCAGATGAAGAGTTGTCAACTTATAAGAAGGATATCACTGCTCCTGCTTCAACAACTTTTGGGGCAAGGTTGAAGTCTACACTAGAGACGCATAGAGTTTTGCAGAAGTGTTTGCTTGTATTGGCTTTGATAGGGACTTCTATGGTAATCGGAGACGGAGTTCTTACTCCGGCGATATCTg TTTTCTCTGCGGTGTCGGGAGTGGAGCTTGCTATGTCTAAAGAGCATCACAAGT ATGTAGAAGTTCCAGTTGCATGTATCATACTGATAGGCTTGTTTGCGCTACAACATTATGGCACCCACAGGGTTGGATTCTTGTTTGCACCTGTGGTCATCTCGTGGCTGTTGTGTATCAGTGCCATTGGTGCTTATAACATCTTTCATTGGAACCCTCATGTTTATCAAGCGCTCTCTCCATATTACATGTACAagtttttgaagaaaacccAAAGAGGTGGTTGGATGTCCTTAGGTGGGATTCTATTGTGTATAACAG GCTCAGAAGCTATGTTTGCAGATCTAGGCCACTTTTCACAGTTGTCAATCAAG ATTGCTTTCACATCTGTGGTCTATCCATCCTTGATTCTTGCATATATGGGGCAAGCCGCATATCTATCTTGCCACCATGAGATGGAAAACGACTATCGAATTGGATTTTATGTTTCTGTCCCTG AGAAATTAAGATGGCCAGTCCTGGTAATCGCCATACTTGCTGCAGTTGTGGGAAGCCAAGCCATCATCACTGGAACTTTCTCAATCATCAAACAATGCTCTGCATTGGGCTGCTTCCCTAGAGTCAAAATAGTTCATACCTCATCCAAAGTACATGGCCAGATTTACATCCCAGAGATCAACTGGCTCTTAATGTTATTATGCTTGGCCATTACTATTGGTTTCAGAGACACAAAACGCATGGGTAATGCATCAG GTTTAGCCGTCATAACGGTCATGTTGGTCACGACCTGCTTGATGTCCCTAGTTATTGTTTTATGCTGGCATCAGAGTGTCTTTCTTGCAATTTGCTTTGTGTTCTTCTTTGGAACAATTGAAGCTCTCTACTTTTCTGCTTCTCTCATCAAGTTTCTTGAAGGAGCATGGGTTCCAATCGTGCTTGCACTCATATTCATGATAGTCATGTATGTGTGGCATTACGGCACATTGAAGAAATACGAGTTTGATGTCCAAAACAAGGTATCTGTCGACTGGCTGCTCACCTTGGGTCCCAGCCTGGGCATTGTACGGGTTCGCGGCATTGGCCTCATACACACCGAGCTTGTCTCTGGGATCCCCGTGATTTTCACTCACTTTGTCACCAACCTTCCAGCGTTCCACCAGGTCCTAGTTTTTCTCTGCATTAAATCTGTCCCAGTCCCTCACGTTAAACATGAAGAACGGTTCCTTGTGGGCCACATTGGCCCAAGAGAATATCGGCTTTACAGGTGCATCGTGCGATATGGTTATCGCGATGTTCAGAAGGACGACCAGGAGTTTGAGAACGATCTCATATGCAGCATAGCCGAGTTTATACGAACAGGAAAAGTGGTACCCAACGGTGCAAGTGAAGATCCAGCCAAGGAAGATGAGAACATGGCAGTTGTTGGGACGCCTTCGACGCATGCAGAAGGCATTCAAGTGCGTGAAGATGAGGTGGATAACCAAGAGTCAGCTACCACATCTGAGCTTCGGGAGATCCAATCCCCTGTGAAACAACTGAAGAAGAGGGTCAGGTTTGTCATACCCAAGAGCCCGGAGATCAACAGGGGTGCCCGGGAGGAGTTGCAGGAACTGATGGAAGCTAGGGAAGCTGGAGTGGCTTATATATTGGGGCATTCATATGTGAGGGCAAAGCAAGGATCTAGCCTGGCAAGGAAGCTTGTCATCAATTATGGGTATGATTTCTTGAGGAGAAACTCCAGGCCACCTACCTATGCTCTTAGTGTACCTCATGCTTCTACTCTAGAAGTTGGAATAGCCTACCATGTCTAG
- the LOC127787829 gene encoding LOW QUALITY PROTEIN: uncharacterized protein LOC127787829 (The sequence of the model RefSeq protein was modified relative to this genomic sequence to represent the inferred CDS: substituted 2 bases at 2 genomic stop codons), translating into MPAMGNKKNVLLLYLALVLLFSSAQAAPPPAMSNLTHFNFEIVSGFLSNAASVLMKWVWSLKATTKTAITGRPMMKFESGYTVETVFDGSKVGIEPHSVEVLPNGELLVLDSANSNIYKMSSPLSQFRKFXTNCRXPPRLVAGSAEGLSGHVDGKTREARMNHPKGLTVDDRGNIYIADTMNMAIRKISDTGVTTIAGGKWSRGGGHVDGPSEDAKFSNDFDVVYMGSSCSLLVIDRGNQAIREIQLHFDDCAYQYGSGFPLGIAVLVAAGFFGYMLALLQRRVGTLVSPTNDETTWKQSFPPSPYQKSMKSSVRPPLIPTEDDNEKQEEGFFGSLGKLLVNAGASFAEIFGGIIPGFRKKTVSFQYQGQQQKLSNSWPVQESFVIPDEDEPPSIETRTPTPRKTYAFMSKDAEKMQQLRQSRAFYSEWDGDLYHHHHQQQQQPPPPQKQQHQHRYHSSTPQTYYEQSFEKTDEVVFGAVQEQDGRREAMVIKHLDHSNPFPDYRSMRSWMNSKDFFVSGDLSLALILSVDGHQQYQRR; encoded by the exons ATGCCAGCAATGGGAAATAAGAAGAATGTGCTCCTGCTGTACCTCGCCCTCGTGCTCTTGTTTTCGTCAGCTCAAGCCGCTCCTCCCCCTGCAATGAGTAATTTAACCCATTTCAACTTTG AGATTGTCAGTGGGTTTCTCTCAAATGCTGCCTCTGTCCTGATGAAATGGGTTTGGTCACTCAAAGCCACTACCAAAACAG CAATCACTGGCCGCCCGATGATGAAGTTTGAGAGTGGGTATACGGTTGAGACTGTCTTTGATGGCAGTAAGGTTGGGATTGAGCCTCATTCTGTGGAGGTGTTGCCCAATGGGGAGCTTCTGGTTTTGGACTCTGCTAACAGTAACATCTACAAGATGTCTTCCCCTCTGTCTCAGT TCAGAAAATTTTGAACAAACTGCAGATAGCCGCCACGGCTGGTTGCTGGATCTGCTGAAGGATTATCTGGACATGTAGATGGGAAAACCAGGGAGGCAAGGATGAATCACCCAAAGGGGCTTACAGTGGATGACAGAGGAAACATTTATATTGCTGATACCATGAATATGGCAATCAGGAAAATAAGTGACACAG GGGTCACAACGATAGCAGGAGGTAAATGGAGCCGAGGAGGGGGGCATGTTGATGGACCGAGTGAGGATGCAAAGTTTTCAAATGATTTTGATGTGGTTTATATGGGAAGCAGTTGCTCCCTCCTTGTCATAGACAGAGGAAACCAGGCGATCCGGGAAATTCAACTCCATTTTGACGACTGTGCTTACCAATACGGAAGTGGTTTCCCTCTTG GTATTGCAGTGCTTGTAGCAGCTGGTTTCTTTGGTTACATGCTGGCATTACTGCAACGAAGGGTCGGGACTCTAGTGTCTCCCACAAAT GATGAGACAACATGGAAACAGAGCTTTCCACCGAGTCCATATCAGAAGTCTATGAAATCTTCAGTGAGGCCGCCATTAATTCCTACTGAAGACGATAATGAGAAGCAAGAAGAGGGCTTCTTTGGGTCTCTTGGCAAACTTCTTGTCAATGCCGGGGCTTCATTTGCAGAAATCTTTGGAGGAATAATCCCCGGGTTTAGAAAGAAGACAGTAAGCTTCCAGTACCAAGGCCAACAGCAGAAGCTATCAAATTCTTGGCCAGTGCAAGAAAGCTTCGTGATACCAGATGAAGATGAGCCCCCTTCTATAGAAACCCGGACCCCTACCCCTCGCAAAACCTACGCGTTCATGTCGAAGGATGCTGAGAAAATGCAACAGCTTCGACAAAGTCGTGCCTTTTACAGTGAATGGGATGGAGATCtctaccaccaccaccaccagcagcagcagcagccgccGCCCCCCCAGAAACAGCAACACCAGCATCGGTATCATTCATCTACCCCACAAACCTATTATGAGCAAAGCTTTGAGAAAACCGATGAGGTCGTGTTCGGGGCAGTCCAGGAGCAGGATGGGCGACGCGAAGCCATGGTGATCAAGCATCTGGATCACAGCAACCCTTTTCCTGACTACCGGAGCATGCGCTCCTGGATGAACTCGAAAG ACTTTTTTGTCTCCGGCgacctctctctcgctctcattCTCTCTGTCGATGGTCACCAGCAGTATCAGAGGCGTTGA
- the LOC127788654 gene encoding potassium transporter 6-like isoform X2, whose protein sequence is MDPESGFYQNHVKKESWRTVLTLAYQSLGVVYGDLSTSPLYVYKSTFAEDIQHSKTNEEIYGVLSFVFWTLTLVPLLKYVFIVLKADDNGEGGTFALYSLLCRHARVNSLPNCQLADEELSTYKKDITAPASTTFGARLKSTLETHRVLQKCLLVLALIGTSMVIGDGVLTPAISVFSAVSGVELAMSKEHHKYVEVPVACIILIGLFALQHYGTHRVGFLFAPVVISWLLCISAIGAYNIFHWNPHVYQALSPYYMYKFLKKTQRGGWMSLGGILLCITGSEAMFADLGHFSQLSIKIAFTSVVYPSLILAYMGQAAYLSCHHEMENDYRIGFYVSVPEKLRWPVLVIAILAAVVGSQAIITGTFSIIKQCSALGCFPRVKIVHTSSKVHGQIYIPEINWLLMLLCLAITIGFRDTKRMGNASGLAVITVMLVTTCLMSLVIVLCWHQSVFLAICFVFFFGTIEALYFSASLIKFLEGAWVPIVLALIFMIVMYVWHYGTLKKYEFDVQNKVSVDWLLTLGPSLGIVRVRGIGLIHTELVSGIPVIFTHFVTNLPAFHQVLVFLCIKSVPVPHVKHEERFLVGHIGPREYRLYRCIVRYGYRDVQKDDQEFENDLICSIAEFIRTGKVVPNGASEDPAKEDENMAVVGTPSTHAEGIQVREDEVDNQESATTSELREIQSPVKQLKKRVRFVIPKSPEINRGAREELQELMEAREAGVAYILGHSYVRAKQGSSLARKLVINYGYDFLRRNSRPPTYALSVPHASTLEVGIAYHV, encoded by the exons ATGGATCCGGAAAGTGGGTTTTATCAGAATCATGTCAAG AAAGAATCTTGGAGGACAGTGTTGACCTTGGCCTATCAGAGCTTGGGTGTTGTATACGGAGATTTGAGTACTTCCCCATTGTATGTGTATAAAAGCACTTTTGCCGAAGATATTCAACACTCAAAGACCAATGAAGAGATTTATGGGGTTCTCTCTTTCGTCTTCTGGACACTAACTTTAGTCCCTCTTCTCAAGTATGTGTTCATTGTGCTCAAAGCTGATGATAATGGCGAAGGAGGCACATTTGCTCTGTATTCTCTGCTATGCCGACACGCCCGAGTCAACTCATTGCCTAATTGCCAGTTAGCAGATGAAGAGTTGTCAACTTATAAGAAGGATATCACTGCTCCTGCTTCAACAACTTTTGGGGCAAGGTTGAAGTCTACACTAGAGACGCATAGAGTTTTGCAGAAGTGTTTGCTTGTATTGGCTTTGATAGGGACTTCTATGGTAATCGGAGACGGAGTTCTTACTCCGGCGATATCTg TTTTCTCTGCGGTGTCGGGAGTGGAGCTTGCTATGTCTAAAGAGCATCACAAGT ATGTAGAAGTTCCAGTTGCATGTATCATACTGATAGGCTTGTTTGCGCTACAACATTATGGCACCCACAGGGTTGGATTCTTGTTTGCACCTGTGGTCATCTCGTGGCTGTTGTGTATCAGTGCCATTGGTGCTTATAACATCTTTCATTGGAACCCTCATGTTTATCAAGCGCTCTCTCCATATTACATGTACAagtttttgaagaaaacccAAAGAGGTGGTTGGATGTCCTTAGGTGGGATTCTATTGTGTATAACAG GCTCAGAAGCTATGTTTGCAGATCTAGGCCACTTTTCACAGTTGTCAATCAAG ATTGCTTTCACATCTGTGGTCTATCCATCCTTGATTCTTGCATATATGGGGCAAGCCGCATATCTATCTTGCCACCATGAGATGGAAAACGACTATCGAATTGGATTTTATGTTTCTGTCCCTG AGAAATTAAGATGGCCAGTCCTGGTAATCGCCATACTTGCTGCAGTTGTGGGAAGCCAAGCCATCATCACTGGAACTTTCTCAATCATCAAACAATGCTCTGCATTGGGCTGCTTCCCTAGAGTCAAAATAGTTCATACCTCATCCAAAGTACATGGCCAGATTTACATCCCAGAGATCAACTGGCTCTTAATGTTATTATGCTTGGCCATTACTATTGGTTTCAGAGACACAAAACGCATGGGTAATGCATCAG GTTTAGCCGTCATAACGGTCATGTTGGTCACGACCTGCTTGATGTCCCTAGTTATTGTTTTATGCTGGCATCAGAGTGTCTTTCTTGCAATTTGCTTTGTGTTCTTCTTTGGAACAATTGAAGCTCTCTACTTTTCTGCTTCTCTCATCAAGTTTCTTGAAGGAGCATGGGTTCCAATCGTGCTTGCACTCATATTCATGATAGTCATGTATGTGTGGCATTACGGCACATTGAAGAAATACGAGTTTGATGTCCAAAACAAGGTATCTGTCGACTGGCTGCTCACCTTGGGTCCCAGCCTGGGCATTGTACGGGTTCGCGGCATTGGCCTCATACACACCGAGCTTGTCTCTGGGATCCCCGTGATTTTCACTCACTTTGTCACCAACCTTCCAGCGTTCCACCAGGTCCTAGTTTTTCTCTGCATTAAATCTGTCCCAGTCCCTCACGTTAAACATGAAGAACGGTTCCTTGTGGGCCACATTGGCCCAAGAGAATATCGGCTTTACAGGTGCATCGTGCGATATGGTTATCGCGATGTTCAGAAGGACGACCAGGAGTTTGAGAACGATCTCATATGCAGCATAGCCGAGTTTATACGAACAGGAAAAGTGGTACCCAACGGTGCAAGTGAAGATCCAGCCAAGGAAGATGAGAACATGGCAGTTGTTGGGACGCCTTCGACGCATGCAGAAGGCATTCAAGTGCGTGAAGATGAGGTGGATAACCAAGAGTCAGCTACCACATCTGAGCTTCGGGAGATCCAATCCCCTGTGAAACAACTGAAGAAGAGGGTCAGGTTTGTCATACCCAAGAGCCCGGAGATCAACAGGGGTGCCCGGGAGGAGTTGCAGGAACTGATGGAAGCTAGGGAAGCTGGAGTGGCTTATATATTGGGGCATTCATATGTGAGGGCAAAGCAAGGATCTAGCCTGGCAAGGAAGCTTGTCATCAATTATGGGTATGATTTCTTGAGGAGAAACTCCAGGCCACCTACCTATGCTCTTAGTGTACCTCATGCTTCTACTCTAGAAGTTGGAATAGCCTACCATGTCTAG